The DNA region TGGGGCAGAAAAGAAGGGAGGCTGGCACCATGGGGAGCCCAAGGGAATACATTTTGGTCACTCCTCAGTTTTCAGCTGCCCCCACAGTAAGGTTCTTGCCTtacaattttattatgaaattattcATTCTCTTTGCTTGTTGTGACATTCAAAGTTTGATCTTTCTGTTTAGATTTAAGTGGCTAGTGACCATCCAACTCATTGCTATTTCTAAGTTTCTTAGTTGTTTCCAAGTGAACATTgtcctgtactttttttttctttatccaggTCCTTACCTGAAACAATCTTTATATGGTGTATAAATGACTTAAAACCAATGTCCTCAtccaggttttctgtttcttggaatCCTAGAATTTTAAACCAATATACttggcttatttttaaatttatttttaagtgataCGGAGCATGACGCCCAGAGAGGCTAGGTAGTTTTTCACTGGTCACATACTTCTCTCTCTTATCTCTTGGGACTTTTGTGACTTCAGTTTTAGTCTAGCCTTATTTCTTCCAAGCACCAGGATGCTTGGATGCCTATGGCTAAAAATGGTGTTTTAGCTTAAGATTTAGTCTTGATGCtaattgatttcctttttttctctttattttctttttaattcagagtgttttttaatgcaattttattgcgatatattcacacacatacaatccatccaaagtatactatcaatggctcccagtattATCACATCCAATCATCCCCCCCAAATACTCCCCccaaataacaacaataataagataaaagaaaactcaCAATATCCCAAACCCCTTATCCGCCCCCTGCCCCATATTGTTGACCCCTAATATTGGggtgatacatttgttactgttgataaaaaattattaagatattactgccagttatagtccatagtttgcaataggtacattttctcccaaatatgaggaaatatttggtttttaaacaacttctttcttttgtttctttctggtttcagGTCTGGGTGGTTTCCAATGACGGAGCAGGGTCGGTGGGTCTCTGGAAAAACTGCACCAATGTTAGCAACTGCGAAGGAGTCCTGTCCTACGCCGACGAAGGTACTTACAAAGGCTTGTGCTCCCGCGGACCTGTGAGTGATGGCCCCGCCCCCCAGGCCCGGGTCCGCTAACGCCCTGGCTCTCCCCGCCCTGTGCCCACAGATGCGCTGAAGGCGGTGCAGGCCTTCATGATCCTGTCCATCGTCTTCTCCATCATCTCCCTCGTGGTCTTCGTGTTCCAGCTCTTCACCATGGAGAAGGGAAATCGGTTCTTCCTCTCGGGGGCCACCATGCTGGTGTGCTGTGAGTATTTCGGGGCACACTTCCTGCGTGCGGGAAGAGCTTAAGCAGATCCAACCAGGGACGCTCCGGCTACCGGGACAGGTTGGCGTGTGGCTCAGTGAAGCTGCCTCGTGTTACCTTCTCCTCGGGTTGTTCGTTCTCTTTTTGAGAACCCCCGATGGCAGCCTGGCTTAACAACGTTCAGCTGCTTCCTCGTTTAAAACTAGGGCTTCTGCGTAGCTGCCAACGGGTCAGGGGACACCCGATCACAAACAGACACGCGAGGAAGGGGAGACCTCtaggaaggggagaaagggagagttCTATGAAAGATGGAAAAGCAATGGACGCAAGTATCGCGATTATCATTCTGCTGTCGTTCCTCCCCCATTCACCCAGTTTGGCAGAAGTCCTTGTTCTTTTGCTTTCCACCCCTGAGCAGCCTGTCTGGACGCACTGGAGTCCAGATCGTGCTTTCTTTCACAAGTGCAGCCGTGCAAGCCAATGCAGGTATAAGGGCCCTAGACACCCCTAATTCATCAGCACAACCGATAGAGCTTGGTCCAGGGCAAAGCCACAGAACTGCCGTTTAGGGCCAAAAGCCAGATTTTGTTTCTTCACTATCAACGAGggaaatagcatttttaaaaatgataaaaatgtctCCTTGGGAAGCATCTTCCCTGTACCCCCAAATATCAACTGCTTTTGAGCTTCTGGTTTTAATGCAGACTTTCTCCCCCTTCCTGCAGGGTTGTGCATTATGGTCGGAGTGTCCATCTACACACATCATTATGCGGGCGGTTACAGAACCTCTTTCTCGGCGAGTCACCACGGCTATTCCTTCATCCTGACCTGGATCTGCTTCTGTTTTAGCTTCGTCATTGGCATTCTCTATCTGGTCCTGAGAAAGAAATAAGGCTGAACAAGTTAACGGGgatctggggggtggggcagctgTTGAAtctgggagaaaagaagaaattgctttgCCGGAAAAACCgagaggggtgggggcgggaaCGGGGAAAGTAAGGGTGGGAGAGGTCGCAACGCAAACCATTACTGAGGCAATTCTCCACTATCAAGACCCTGCCCTTGGGAGCAAGTAGTTGATTAGTACTTTGATGCTCCCTCAATGCAATGCAGGCCACAGAGCCTCCCTCCAGCCACCAGACGTGGCCTCCAGCTGTTCTCAGTTACACACACAGCCTGGGGCCCCATCAGCTGCCACACCACTGGCTCTACATCTGATGTGGATTCTGGGTCATGTACTGAGGTCTTCAGACCTACTGCACCATGTTAAAATAGCGGTACAAATTCCGGCAAGACCAGATATTGTTTTTGTGCTGAATATGCTAAGCCTGGAAGCCATCCCGTCCTTCTGACCCAAAGAAAACATCACATTCCAGTCTGAGGTGCCCACAGGAGgacttcagccagtgagccagTGTCTCTCTTTAGAACAGATAATTTAGCTCTGTGGAATTTGCGACAaaatgggagggagagagagggagctAGAAGGCCACATTGATGGGTGAGCTAAAGCAAGTAAGAGAACCTCTCATGATGGAAGGCTGGGGGcgtgtgggggagggggttgggggCGTGTTCAGAGCCCAGAGCAGACCTCACACATCTGTCACTCAAGGAAGCCTCTCACGAGGGGCTTTGCGAAGCCTCTTGCTTAAAGCCAAGGCAGCTTTTCTGGAGTTTCTGTAAAGCCATTAATGACCAATTCAGTGTGAAAGCATCACACAAACCATGGGATCAAGGGGCAGGCAGTCTCGCAACAGTGCTACTTTAGGGTCATGTTttaaagatttctctctcaatgtagttaatgttttttttttaactataaaatgTGAGAGAGGTGGACATGACTCTGTATAACACAATCTTATTACTCCCCctctaaattataaattttttgaGGATATTTAGTTTAATTATCCATATTGGGAATCAGGGCTTCAGGCTCAGTGGTAGCTCTAGTTTTGAAACTGGCTGGAGTTGTCCCCTCTTAGAAGTCTTGTCTGTACCTCTTTACAGTTGCAGGTATGACAGTTCTAAAAGtgaattaaaacacacacaaaccaaaataaaacaacatgtcCTTGGGTGGAAGGTGCTATACAAAGTATTAAGAATAGTATATTTCAGTCATGCTAAGAACAGAGTGCCTGTGCTCccagaaagaataaaattccCATACCATAAATACAAACGTTGGTGATGGgcacatattttctttaaaaaaaaattagctaaagcTCTTGTGGGTCCAATCAGATGGTAAGTCAGCTGCCATGCTGCTACAAGAGTATTCTATATAGGACTTAGTAGGAATTAATATGTTATTCCTGGTTAAGCAGGCATTGctttgccctggagcagctaTTTTAAGCCATCTCAGACTCTGCCTAAGGGTTATTTTTTTGGCAGGGAGAAGGGAAAGACATTTCTTTTCATCACCCTGAGAAGATCTACCCCAGGGAGAATCTGAGACATCTTgcccactttttcttcttttagttctcTTTGTCACCCCATTTCTTATATACTTTTCCTTCTTGGGGAGTTGTTATGCCATGATTGCTGGTATTTATGTAAAAGGAAAGGACTATTACTAAATGTATTTCTTGCTATTCATTCTGGTTAAGTGAATGCTGAGGGCAGGCCCGCAAATAACCTGAGCTGGGGGTAGAGAGATTGGCCAGCAAAAAATGGTGGGAGGATAAACTTTAAAGCTATGATTTAATTATCAGACAATTATAGAAGGCTGTCTTATGTGCAGAAGTATACTTTCATATCAGATATATCTAAAAGAGATGCATTATGTTAAGAAGTCAAACTATGACTGGACTGAACCATGTATTcctttgtcttttacttttttctgtgaCATTAATGTCTCATGTAATTTGCATTACATTGTTGGGTTGTTCTAGTACTGTATTTGGCTTCTTCTTTAATGGATTGATATTTCATATActataattgtaaatattttgatacAAATGTTTATAACTCTAGGGATATAAAAGCAGATTCTGATTTCCTTCACTGtgtgaatgtttttttttcctaaaaaatgtAGGAAACTATGGAAAATAGTGATGTTTATTTCCAACTAAGTTGCCAGTAAATTTGATTTGGACAAGTTGGCATTTATTTGAGATTTAAGCTACTTTCTGGTAATACATTAGGCATTTCTGCAATAACTCTTTCAGGCAACTGAACGTCATCAAGTACAGTTTCATGCTGTTTTAATTGAACCTCAGGCAAAATTGGAACTTCAAAAGCAAATACATTAAGGAGAGGTCATTTTCTTGAAAATCAGAATAGATTTTGATATAAAGAAAGGAGACATAAAGTTTCTTTGAAATAGTCAGCCCCTCTAACTCAAAATTAGAAGAGTATTTTGAATTCAAAATACAAGAATAATTTTGTATAATTCACCAAAGtatgcaacacacacacacttgtgggAGCCCATTCATTGCATAAACTGGGGCATACCTGCATAAGCTCCATAAATAAAGGAAACCATTATTGCTTCTGTAAGCAATAAGGAATAGCAGGAATAGTGGAAGAGATAGGTAGATACCATGTACCCTGGCATCAGGGCAGTGCCAATGTGATAAAACTGATTTAATGTGGAATAATCTTCCAGTCCCCTCTTTTCTTGGATGGAAATAACTACACAGAGTAATAGACCAAAAATACACAATGGAGCCTGAAAATAAAACCTCAATGtaattcaaatttaattaattGACCAAATTGCATTTGTTGTTAGTGTACTCTCAGAGACCAGTATGATTCCTGGGTTTGAATACCTATTTGGAGGTTCTTTCCCTGTGGTAAATACCCAGATATGGATCAGACCtctagagtatttgtcctttccttCCTTAGTCAGAATCTCCAACAAGCTCCCGGTCCTATCTGGGGGCCTGCTCCTGCTGATACGGTGTCTTCCCTTTCAAAGACTTGGATGGTTAATTGAGGGTGGGGAGCATTCTTATCAAGAATAAGGCACTGGCttactaaacattttcagaaatgatTTGAAAAATGCTTAAGCAATGTAAATTTTTAGGTTAACAGATGACACTTAgctcttaatatatatttaataatatatttaatatttgtaaaaataacaaaaaatatttgttgaattaaatgtcTTAGATGGCATCTAGTTGAATTTGAGAGGCTAACTAAATACTTTAGTGAAATTGGTCCAGATTATGATTATAGGGGATACGAGCTGCTGAGTTTCCATTTACCAACTCAAGAATGGGACCTGTGTGCAACTGATAACTTATTCATCAAGCTAATAAACTTGAGGTATCATTGGTTAAAAGACAGCTATATCAGTCTGCTTTGGGTTCAGCAATTACAGCACCTTTGGGGGATCCTCCTTGACTTTCAAGCAGAGAAGAAAAGTTTAGAAAGGACTTGAAAGAAGGCATATGAAAACTAAGGATATTGAGTAGGATTCCATATTTGGACAAAGGGAGAAACTTTTTATGTTTACTAATAGTCAGAATATAccaaaatatagataaaatgtaTCAGcaggaaaattttaaagcatttaaagGAGAGCTGGATTTGGGGGAACAGCAGGAAGTGGGGAAGGGCGGTGGGAGGTGGGATGAAAAACTTGCTGGAAATTTTTAGTAGATTCAAAGGAGGagtgattaatttaaaaaatatactcaCAGTACGGAAGATGCATACTGTGCCTTGAGCATGCAGTAGTCAGGGAAGGATGCACACTGACTGATTGGAGCCCAAAGGAGTGTGTTGGATTCCCATTTGGCCTTGTCTCTGTTAGGGAGGCATGTGGGGCCTATTCATGGGGTAGAGGGTAAGAATTCCAGCATGTATTGAGAAACTGCTGCGTGCTAGGTGTTGCATGCAGGTGCTGGGGgaaattaaagatgaaaaagacaTGTCTCCTTTCTTCACCAAGCTTTAACTCAAGTTAAGGATGAATCTCATAGCTGGAGGGAATGGAAGGAGGCTCTGTGAAGGCATAGGGAAGAGGATCCGCAGGTCTTCAACTCTTCCGCATGACTCTTATCCCACCCCATGAGCAATAAGTTGGCAAGTCCTATGAATTTCACCTCTGCTGTGTCTCTCACCTGCCAAAATTTCCTTGTCCCATAGGCCACTCTTTTGTTTCAGCCCTCATTGTCTTCCATCTAGGTAATTGTGGGATAGAGACAGACATTCCATTGGCCTCCTTGCCTTTATCTGAAGTCTCTCCAATCTGTCCTTTAGGCTGGTATCAGGATGGATTTTAATGGATGTATTTACAGTTCTCAGAAGAACAACCCAGGGCTGAGGGGCCAGATCTCCAGCACAGGCTGACAATGTGTATATTCTTTGGGTAGGTTCATACTCAAACTTTTGGTTAAGTGCTGATCTACTCCAGCCTATAGAATGAGCCCTAAATCAAGAATGACTGTCTAGGTATGGCAAATGAAGGACTTTTATCTGAAGAGATAAATTGAATTAGGGCTGGTATGGGGAGAGCAAGAACAGTTGAACTCCGGATTTAGGAAAGGGTTGGTTCAAAAAGTTATTTTCCTAAGTCATTGTATGGATACtcagcatacatttttttttttctcacaaggACAATtcagtacttttttattcttggTATGGGTAGAAAACACTTTCGTAATATAACCTGGAATCTTAATAATCATTAAACTTAGTTGCAATGGGAAATGAGCTAGTTTAAATTCTGGAACCGGGCACCCTCtgttttctccccaaattctTAGTAAGAAGAAT from Tamandua tetradactyla isolate mTamTet1 chromosome 7, mTamTet1.pri, whole genome shotgun sequence includes:
- the EMP1 gene encoding epithelial membrane protein 1 — encoded protein: MLVLLAGIFVVHIATCIMLFVATIANVWVVSNDGAGSVGLWKNCTNVSNCEGVLSYADEDALKAVQAFMILSIVFSIISLVVFVFQLFTMEKGNRFFLSGATMLVCWLCIMVGVSIYTHHYAGGYRTSFSASHHGYSFILTWICFCFSFVIGILYLVLRKK